The Chiloscyllium plagiosum isolate BGI_BamShark_2017 chromosome 42, ASM401019v2, whole genome shotgun sequence genome contains a region encoding:
- the LOC122543030 gene encoding eukaryotic translation initiation factor 4E-binding protein 1-like, producing MSGPGQKTESRAIPTPTRRVMVTDSGQLPPDYSTTPGGTLFSTTPGGTRIIYDRKFLMECRNSPVAKTPPRDLPNIPGVTSPNATEKVKPATNHVNSHEEKAAGGDDAQFEMDI from the exons ATGTCGGGTCCAGGTCAGAAAACCGAGAGCCGCgccatccccactcccacccgCCGGGTGATGGTCACCGACTCGGGCCAGTTACCACCCGATTACAGCACCACCCCCGGGGGCACCCTGTTCAGCACCACCCCAGGAG GTACCCGCATTATTTATGACCGTAAATTCCTTATGGAATGCCGCAACTCTCCAGTTGCCAAGACTCCTCCACGTGATCTTCCAAACATTCCGGGTGTCACAAGTCCAAATGCAACAGAGAAGGTGAAACCAGCGACAAACCATGTGAACAGTCACGAGGAGAAGGCAGCTGGTG GAGATGATGCCCAGTTTGAGATGGACATTTAA